A genomic window from Nocardioides jiangxiensis includes:
- a CDS encoding MMPL family transporter, giving the protein MASLLYRLGKTAYRRWPFFLVGWLLVIGVVGGVAGTMSKPFSDAFTIPGLESVEASEKLPELMDGAQSPTEAASIEVVVAAPKGHALTEKKYADDVTQLTSALGALDKVPDQIPYLWTPAQAKAAAPATAKALGVSVDQAAAILQAQLAAQPSLSADGRIGLISTTFQVKSVADVTPAMQTEVLDTAAKVAKATGLQIEVRGAGMQAAGGANATAELVGIAIALVVLVLTFGALVAAGLPIVTAIIGVALGSIGITALTAFTELPSSTPMLGMMIGLAVGIDYTLFILSRYRSELEHTDDREEAAGLAVGTAGSAVVFAGLTVIIALAALTVVGIPFLGWMGIGAAITVTVAVLVALTLLPALLGMLKSKAFGGRVRRYVPRRDADGAVLNNGVRFARLIGRKPVVWALAVVIALGAVALPFKDLHLGMPGDATAPADSSRYQAVQLIEEGFGPGRLDPMMLVVDARGLTGDAASKQAAYTKVADWARSLDGVARVVAQPGTDKGAVILIEPKTGPDDAATDALLKTIRAGEPAVEKETGVDLAVTGTQPVMADISDKLNSALVPYLAVVIGLAFLLLMLVFRSLLVPLTATAGFLLSVLATLGATVEVFQKGAFGLFPEQPIVSFIPIFLIGVVFGLAMDYQVFLVTRMREAHVHGASTREAVVDGFRNSARVVTAAAVIMAAVFSGFILMDDVIVKSMGFALALAVLFDAFVVRLVLIPALMYLLGEKAWYLPAWLDRILPNVDVEGEKLERRSITRHDDDLDEGDRVLAGV; this is encoded by the coding sequence ATGGCATCCCTGCTCTACCGCCTCGGCAAGACGGCGTACCGCCGCTGGCCCTTCTTCCTCGTCGGCTGGCTGCTCGTCATCGGTGTCGTCGGTGGTGTCGCCGGCACGATGAGCAAGCCCTTCTCCGACGCCTTCACGATCCCGGGCCTGGAGTCCGTCGAGGCATCCGAGAAGCTGCCCGAGCTGATGGACGGCGCCCAGTCGCCGACGGAGGCGGCCTCGATCGAGGTCGTCGTCGCGGCGCCGAAGGGCCACGCCCTCACCGAGAAGAAGTACGCCGACGACGTGACGCAGCTGACCAGCGCGCTCGGCGCGCTGGACAAGGTCCCGGACCAGATCCCGTACCTGTGGACCCCGGCCCAGGCGAAGGCTGCGGCTCCCGCCACCGCGAAGGCGTTGGGCGTCTCCGTCGACCAGGCCGCCGCCATCCTCCAGGCACAGCTGGCCGCGCAGCCCTCGCTCTCCGCTGACGGCCGCATCGGCCTCATCTCGACGACCTTCCAGGTGAAGTCCGTCGCCGACGTCACGCCCGCGATGCAGACCGAGGTGCTCGACACCGCGGCGAAGGTGGCGAAGGCGACCGGCCTCCAGATCGAGGTCCGCGGCGCGGGCATGCAGGCCGCCGGTGGCGCCAACGCGACCGCCGAGCTCGTCGGCATCGCGATCGCGCTCGTCGTCCTGGTCCTCACCTTCGGTGCCCTCGTGGCCGCCGGTCTCCCGATCGTCACCGCGATCATCGGTGTGGCCCTCGGCAGCATCGGCATCACCGCGCTGACGGCGTTCACCGAGCTGCCGTCCTCGACCCCGATGCTCGGCATGATGATCGGCCTCGCGGTCGGCATCGACTACACGCTCTTCATCCTCAGCCGCTACCGCAGCGAGCTCGAGCACACCGATGACCGTGAGGAAGCCGCCGGCCTGGCGGTCGGCACCGCGGGGTCGGCCGTCGTCTTCGCCGGCCTGACCGTGATCATCGCGCTGGCGGCGCTGACCGTCGTCGGGATCCCCTTCCTGGGCTGGATGGGCATCGGTGCCGCGATCACCGTCACCGTCGCGGTCCTCGTGGCCCTGACGCTGCTGCCGGCGCTGCTCGGCATGCTCAAGTCGAAGGCGTTCGGCGGCCGCGTGCGCCGCTACGTCCCGCGGCGCGACGCCGACGGTGCGGTGCTCAACAACGGCGTCCGCTTCGCCCGCCTGATCGGGCGCAAGCCGGTCGTCTGGGCGCTCGCCGTCGTCATCGCGCTCGGCGCCGTCGCCCTGCCCTTCAAGGACCTCCACCTCGGCATGCCGGGTGACGCCACGGCGCCTGCCGACAGCTCGCGCTACCAGGCGGTCCAGCTGATCGAGGAGGGCTTCGGGCCCGGCCGGCTCGACCCGATGATGCTGGTCGTCGACGCCCGCGGCCTCACCGGAGACGCGGCGAGCAAGCAGGCGGCGTACACGAAGGTGGCGGACTGGGCGCGCTCGCTCGACGGCGTCGCCCGCGTGGTCGCCCAGCCGGGCACCGACAAGGGTGCGGTCATCCTGATCGAGCCGAAGACCGGCCCGGACGACGCCGCCACCGACGCGCTGCTCAAGACGATCCGCGCCGGCGAGCCGGCGGTGGAGAAGGAGACCGGTGTCGACCTCGCCGTCACCGGCACCCAGCCGGTCATGGCCGACATCTCCGACAAGCTCAACAGTGCGCTCGTGCCCTACCTGGCGGTCGTCATCGGCCTGGCGTTCCTCCTGCTGATGCTGGTCTTCCGCTCGCTGCTGGTGCCGCTGACGGCGACCGCGGGCTTCCTGCTCTCGGTGCTGGCGACGCTCGGTGCGACGGTGGAGGTCTTCCAGAAGGGTGCGTTCGGGCTCTTCCCGGAGCAGCCGATCGTCAGCTTCATCCCGATCTTCCTGATCGGCGTGGTCTTCGGTCTGGCGATGGACTACCAGGTCTTCCTGGTGACCCGGATGCGGGAGGCACACGTTCACGGCGCCTCGACGCGGGAGGCCGTCGTCGACGGGTTCCGCAACAGTGCCCGGGTCGTGACGGCGGCGGCCGTGATCATGGCCGCGGTCTTCTCCGGCTTCATCCTGATGGACGACGTGATCGTGAAGTCGATGGGCTTCGCACTCGCCCTGGCGGTGCTGTTCGACGCCTTCGTCGTGCGGCTCGTGCTGATCCCGGCGCTGATGTACCTGCTCGGCGAGAAGGCCTGGTACCTCCCGGCCTGGCTCGACCGGATCCTGCCCAACGTCGACGTCGAGGGCGAGAAGCTCGAGCGCCGGTCGATCACGCGTCACGACGACGACCTGGACGAGGGCGACCGCGTCCTGGCCGGCGTCTGA
- a CDS encoding sensor histidine kinase — protein MTARALIATLADRWARQGYPQFVWWIPAVMYVSSTFAFVAAIVQRTGQDAVLPAWGLVAVASLPWLVDALGGRLPWLPTVVIATAPVGALTVLYPVDYDFALFALVMLAGHLGSLERFVDSAIGVALMAATFVGLSVTGHLPGVGFWLTTLVIGWDIGFIMRFQQLRIDEQERAASDRQSRAVLAERQRIAREVHDVIAHSLSVTLLHLSAARRSLEDEDVDLGEATDALRDAESTGRQAMADIRQTVGLLGVVAGEVHATPDARDIPALVQQFADAGLRVTLDLTGDPALVTPSVGLGLYRIVQESLANVAKHAPDASARVVVDVRRTRQRVRVWNSLAAPAGSAGADCAGIRGMEERARQLGGTLTAGPADQGWLVDLQTPANLRCRLGFPAKGLTMRSLQSLGSGVTESR, from the coding sequence GTGACTGCACGGGCCCTCATCGCCACGCTCGCCGACCGGTGGGCGCGTCAGGGCTACCCGCAGTTCGTCTGGTGGATCCCGGCGGTCATGTACGTCTCCAGCACGTTCGCCTTCGTCGCCGCGATCGTCCAGCGCACCGGGCAGGACGCCGTGCTGCCCGCGTGGGGCCTCGTCGCCGTGGCCTCGCTCCCCTGGCTCGTCGACGCACTCGGCGGACGCCTGCCGTGGCTGCCCACGGTGGTCATCGCGACGGCACCGGTCGGCGCCCTGACGGTGCTCTACCCCGTCGACTACGACTTCGCCCTCTTCGCGCTCGTCATGCTCGCCGGCCACCTCGGCTCGCTGGAGCGCTTCGTCGACAGCGCGATCGGCGTCGCTCTGATGGCTGCGACGTTCGTGGGCCTGAGCGTCACCGGGCACCTGCCGGGCGTCGGCTTCTGGCTGACCACGCTGGTGATCGGCTGGGACATCGGCTTCATCATGCGGTTCCAGCAGCTGCGCATCGACGAGCAGGAGCGTGCCGCCAGCGACCGGCAGTCGCGCGCCGTCCTCGCCGAGCGGCAGCGCATCGCCCGTGAGGTCCACGACGTCATCGCCCACTCACTCTCCGTGACCCTGCTGCACCTCTCGGCTGCGCGACGCTCCCTCGAGGACGAGGACGTCGACCTCGGCGAGGCCACCGACGCGCTGCGCGACGCGGAGTCGACCGGCCGCCAGGCGATGGCCGACATCCGCCAGACCGTCGGGCTCCTCGGCGTGGTCGCCGGCGAGGTGCACGCGACGCCCGACGCCCGGGACATCCCGGCGCTCGTACAGCAGTTCGCCGACGCCGGGCTGCGGGTCACGCTCGACCTGACCGGCGACCCCGCGCTGGTCACGCCGTCCGTCGGCCTCGGCCTCTACCGGATCGTCCAGGAGTCGCTGGCCAACGTCGCGAAGCATGCCCCGGACGCGTCCGCGCGCGTCGTCGTCGACGTACGCCGGACCCGGCAGCGGGTGCGCGTCTGGAACTCCCTCGCCGCGCCGGCGGGGTCCGCGGGTGCCGACTGCGCGGGGATCCGGGGCATGGAGGAGCGGGCACGCCAGCTCGGCGGCACGCTGACGGCGGGGCCGGCCGACCAGGGGTGGCTCGTCGACCTGCAGACCCCCGCCAACCTCCGGTGCCGGCTCGGGTTCCCGGCCAAGGGACTGACGATGAGGAGCCTGCAGTCGCTGGGCTCCGGCGTGACGGAGAGCCGATGA
- a CDS encoding adenylosuccinate synthase has protein sequence MPAIVVLGAQWGDEGKGKATDLLATTDPIDYVVRTSGGHNAGHTIVVNGEKYATHLLPSGILTPGATSVIANGVVVSPEALFRELDGLIERGVDVANLVVSANAHVIASYHATIDKVSERFLGKNMIGTTGRGIGPAYADKVNRVGIRIADLFDEEVLRQKVEAALDLRNHVLTKVYNRRAIEVDAVVAELTSYAERLRPMVADTSLLLNKALDEGKTVLFEGAQATMLDVDHGTYPFVTSSSPIAGGVCTGAGIGPTRIDRVIGVIKAYTTRVGSGPFPTELFDEDGANLQRIGGEIGVSTGRTRRCGWYDAVIARYSARVNGLTEFFLTKLDVLDSWERIPVCVAYEIDGERVEEMPMTQTEFLRAKPIYEYFDGWQTDISGCRTFEELPENAQVYVRALEKLSGAPFWGIGVGPGREQTIVPPRD, from the coding sequence ATGCCAGCGATCGTGGTTCTGGGCGCCCAGTGGGGCGACGAGGGCAAGGGCAAGGCGACCGACCTGCTCGCCACCACCGACCCCATCGACTACGTCGTCCGCACCTCGGGCGGTCACAACGCGGGCCACACCATCGTGGTCAACGGCGAGAAGTACGCCACCCACCTGCTGCCCTCCGGCATCCTGACGCCCGGCGCGACCTCGGTCATCGCCAACGGCGTCGTCGTCTCCCCGGAGGCGCTCTTCCGCGAGCTCGACGGGTTGATCGAGCGCGGTGTCGACGTGGCCAACCTGGTCGTGTCCGCCAACGCGCACGTCATCGCCAGCTACCACGCGACCATCGACAAGGTCAGCGAGCGGTTCCTCGGCAAGAACATGATCGGCACCACCGGTCGCGGCATCGGCCCGGCGTACGCCGACAAGGTCAACCGTGTCGGCATCCGCATCGCCGACCTCTTCGACGAGGAGGTGCTGCGCCAGAAGGTCGAGGCCGCCCTCGACCTGCGCAACCACGTCCTCACCAAGGTCTACAACCGTCGCGCGATCGAGGTGGACGCGGTCGTCGCCGAGCTCACGTCGTACGCCGAGCGGCTGCGGCCGATGGTGGCCGACACCTCGCTGCTGCTCAACAAGGCGCTCGACGAGGGCAAGACCGTCCTCTTCGAGGGCGCCCAGGCGACGATGCTCGACGTCGACCACGGCACCTACCCGTTCGTGACCTCGTCGTCGCCGATCGCGGGCGGTGTCTGCACCGGCGCCGGCATCGGCCCGACCCGCATCGACCGGGTCATCGGCGTCATCAAGGCCTACACGACGCGCGTCGGCTCGGGCCCGTTCCCGACCGAGCTCTTCGACGAGGATGGCGCCAACCTGCAGCGCATCGGCGGCGAGATCGGCGTCTCGACCGGTCGCACCCGCCGCTGTGGCTGGTACGACGCCGTCATCGCCCGCTACTCGGCGCGGGTCAACGGCCTGACGGAGTTCTTCCTGACCAAGCTCGACGTGCTCGACAGCTGGGAGCGGATCCCCGTCTGCGTGGCGTACGAGATCGACGGGGAGCGCGTCGAGGAGATGCCGATGACGCAGACCGAGTTCCTGCGCGCGAAGCCGATCTACGAGTACTTCGACGGCTGGCAGACCGACATCTCCGGCTGCCGCACGTTCGAGGAGCTCCCGGAGAACGCGCAGGTCTACGTCCGTGCCCTGGAGAAGCTCTCCGGTGCGCCGTTCTGGGGCATCGGCGTGGGCCCGGGCCGCGAGCAGACGATCGTCCCGCCCCGCGACTGA
- a CDS encoding diacylglycerol/lipid kinase family protein, translating to MTSLLVVANAAAGTADRATLDRALLVLGKGAAVELVTTASPDELDAVLATAGDRIVVVAGGDGSLHAVVSALHSRGDLAGRTLGLLPLGTGNDFARGTGVPLDIEEAARTLLSGTPTPVALLVDDRGEVVVNNVHAGAGAAASRIGAAAKERLGTVGLGRLGYPLGALVTAVRPPTVRLRVVVDDQVLADPAEPTLMVALGNGPRVGGGAPINPDADPEDGVVDVVLTKPLGPLSRIGYAAQLAVGRHPGNDRVVHVTGRTVTVRGEGFWCSADGELEGPVTARTWRIVPSAYSLLLP from the coding sequence ATGACCTCACTCCTCGTCGTGGCGAACGCCGCCGCGGGCACCGCGGACCGCGCCACCCTGGACCGCGCCCTCCTCGTGCTGGGCAAGGGGGCCGCCGTGGAGCTGGTGACCACCGCGTCGCCGGACGAGCTCGACGCCGTCCTGGCGACGGCCGGGGACCGGATCGTGGTCGTCGCCGGCGGCGACGGCTCGCTGCATGCCGTGGTCAGCGCGCTCCACAGCCGCGGCGACCTCGCCGGGCGCACGCTGGGCCTGCTGCCGCTCGGCACCGGGAACGACTTCGCCCGGGGCACGGGCGTCCCCCTCGACATCGAGGAGGCTGCCCGCACCCTCCTCTCCGGTACGCCGACCCCGGTCGCGCTCCTCGTCGACGACCGCGGCGAGGTGGTGGTCAACAACGTGCACGCAGGCGCCGGTGCCGCGGCCAGCCGGATCGGCGCCGCCGCGAAGGAGCGCCTCGGCACGGTCGGCCTCGGGCGCCTGGGCTACCCGCTCGGCGCACTGGTCACGGCCGTGCGCCCGCCGACCGTCCGGCTGCGCGTCGTCGTCGACGACCAGGTCCTCGCCGACCCCGCGGAGCCCACGCTGATGGTCGCCCTGGGCAACGGCCCCCGGGTCGGTGGCGGCGCCCCGATCAACCCGGATGCCGACCCCGAGGACGGCGTCGTCGACGTCGTGCTCACCAAGCCTCTCGGCCCCCTCTCCCGCATCGGGTACGCCGCGCAGCTCGCCGTCGGCAGGCACCCGGGCAACGACCGCGTCGTGCACGTGACCGGCCGGACCGTCACCGTCCGCGGCGAGGGCTTCTGGTGCTCCGCGGACGGCGAGCTCGAGGGCCCGGTCACGGCGCGGACCTGGCGCATCGTGCCGTCGGCGTACTCCCTGCTGCTGCCCTGA
- a CDS encoding efflux RND transporter permease subunit, translated as MPEHMENVARLAVRRAPLVILLWLAVIVGLNTAVPQLEDVIARDNTAFVPGSAASIAAYRHMDDAFGTGTTNSVVFVAGERTGGLTAADRRWFGELAQRIRAQDTDVTQVADLGSEQIWKGTVSRDGEAVYLQVGFPGQVGTPQSAREIHELRDTVAAHVPDGLSVAVTGPAATITDTQDTIEHDLGRITAITLGLIAVIVLLLYRSWATLGVILGFIGACLGAGRGIAATAGHLGWFHVSTFTASMLTAIVLGAATDYAIFLLSRFHELRREGHEPREAAEIATRRVGSIIVGSAVTVVLATAAMGLAQIGFFNTVGPAIALAVTLSLFLSLTLLPAVIALLAPRGWLDPRPARGGAGGASWAGVAAYVVANPAKVLALGLLPLVLLASVFPLMDLGYDQRRVQPHDTESNIGYRLLADHYPANEVLADYVLITSDHDMRNARDIAAIEQAAGSVARLRGVQSVRTISRPLGTPIKQASLGYQMGVAGKRLGKASDQVTSGVKDASRLDRGAAALSSGAGRVASGASRAVDGADRLLAGADELSSGLSRLAAGADDAHAGSARLRAGAARLADGLEDGLANAQLAVDGLGMAYDALKTRSLTCNVDPACRKARDGIYQIWVGERDQLIPGLRDAVAGARAIADGSTDLESGLARIQAGLDKADAGAAQLRAGQATMADKLGDLSDGAGKVADGAGRVADGTGQIAGRMGDLGTGLGDASAYLSTTARATGDTSVGGFYLPPAAFNDKRFALARGLFMSADGHEARMVVVGATDAFGNASLDRTRLLRTTTQDALSDGPLAGASVESAGMPSSLDDIRHLSTNDFRLVAAIALAVVLLVLLVLLRSVVAAVFLLGTVVLSYAAAMGLGTLVWQILLDKPLDWSVPSVAFVILAAVGADYNMLLIKRIHEEAPDGSPAGVARALAVTGSVITAAGLIFAASVFAMMSGHVVTLMQVGFTIGMGLLLDTFVVRTLVVPAFAALVGPRLWWPAAPRAH; from the coding sequence GTGCCTGAGCACATGGAGAACGTCGCCCGCCTGGCCGTGCGCCGCGCGCCGTTGGTCATCCTCCTGTGGCTGGCGGTGATCGTCGGCCTCAACACCGCGGTCCCGCAGCTCGAGGACGTGATCGCGCGCGACAACACGGCGTTCGTGCCGGGCTCGGCAGCCTCGATCGCGGCGTACCGCCACATGGACGACGCCTTCGGCACGGGCACGACGAACTCCGTCGTCTTCGTCGCGGGCGAGCGCACCGGCGGGCTGACGGCCGCCGACCGACGCTGGTTCGGCGAGCTCGCGCAGCGGATCCGCGCGCAGGACACGGACGTCACGCAGGTCGCCGACCTAGGGTCGGAGCAGATCTGGAAGGGCACGGTCAGTCGCGACGGCGAGGCGGTCTACCTGCAGGTCGGCTTCCCCGGCCAGGTCGGCACGCCGCAGAGCGCGCGCGAGATCCACGAGCTGCGCGACACGGTGGCGGCCCACGTCCCCGACGGGCTCTCCGTGGCGGTCACCGGTCCGGCGGCGACGATCACGGACACCCAGGACACCATCGAGCACGACCTCGGCCGGATCACGGCCATCACGCTCGGTCTGATCGCGGTCATCGTGCTGCTGCTCTACCGGTCCTGGGCGACGCTCGGCGTCATCCTCGGCTTCATCGGCGCCTGCCTGGGTGCTGGCCGCGGCATCGCCGCGACGGCGGGCCACCTGGGCTGGTTCCACGTCTCGACGTTCACCGCGTCGATGCTGACCGCGATCGTGCTCGGTGCGGCCACCGATTACGCGATCTTCCTGCTGAGCCGCTTCCACGAGCTGCGCCGCGAGGGACACGAGCCGAGGGAGGCGGCCGAGATCGCCACCCGCCGCGTCGGCTCGATCATCGTCGGTTCCGCCGTCACGGTGGTCCTCGCGACGGCCGCGATGGGCCTGGCCCAGATCGGCTTCTTCAACACGGTCGGCCCGGCGATCGCGCTGGCGGTCACGCTCTCGCTCTTCCTCAGCCTCACCCTGCTGCCGGCCGTCATCGCGCTGCTGGCCCCGCGCGGCTGGCTCGATCCGCGGCCAGCCCGGGGCGGCGCCGGTGGCGCCAGCTGGGCCGGCGTCGCGGCGTACGTCGTGGCGAATCCCGCCAAGGTGCTGGCCCTCGGGCTGCTGCCGCTGGTGCTGCTGGCCTCGGTCTTCCCGCTCATGGACCTCGGCTACGACCAGCGCCGCGTGCAGCCGCACGACACCGAGAGCAACATCGGCTACCGGTTGCTCGCCGACCACTACCCGGCCAACGAGGTGCTCGCCGACTACGTGCTGATCACGAGCGACCACGACATGCGCAACGCCCGTGACATCGCCGCGATCGAGCAGGCGGCCGGATCGGTCGCCCGGCTCCGGGGCGTGCAGTCGGTCCGCACCATCTCGCGCCCCCTCGGCACGCCGATCAAGCAGGCCTCGCTCGGCTACCAGATGGGCGTCGCGGGCAAGCGCCTCGGCAAGGCCTCCGACCAGGTCACCTCCGGTGTGAAAGACGCCTCGCGCCTCGACCGCGGCGCTGCGGCGCTGAGCAGCGGTGCCGGCCGGGTCGCGTCCGGCGCCTCGCGTGCCGTCGACGGCGCCGATCGCCTGCTCGCGGGTGCCGATGAGCTGTCGAGCGGCCTGTCCCGCCTCGCCGCCGGCGCCGACGACGCCCACGCGGGGTCGGCACGGCTGCGCGCGGGAGCTGCTCGCCTGGCCGACGGCCTCGAGGACGGACTCGCCAACGCGCAGCTCGCGGTCGACGGCCTCGGCATGGCCTACGACGCGCTCAAGACCAGGAGCCTCACCTGCAACGTCGACCCGGCCTGCCGCAAGGCGCGCGACGGGATCTACCAGATCTGGGTGGGCGAGCGTGACCAGCTGATCCCGGGCCTGCGCGACGCCGTCGCCGGCGCCCGGGCGATCGCCGACGGGTCGACGGACCTGGAGAGCGGGCTGGCCCGGATCCAGGCCGGCCTCGACAAGGCAGACGCCGGCGCCGCGCAGCTGCGGGCCGGCCAGGCCACCATGGCCGACAAGCTCGGTGACCTCTCCGACGGCGCCGGCAAGGTCGCCGACGGTGCGGGCCGGGTCGCCGACGGCACCGGCCAGATCGCGGGCAGGATGGGCGACCTGGGCACCGGTCTGGGTGACGCGTCGGCGTACCTCTCGACGACGGCGCGGGCGACCGGCGACACCTCGGTCGGCGGCTTCTACCTGCCGCCCGCAGCGTTCAACGACAAGCGCTTCGCGCTGGCCCGCGGACTCTTCATGAGTGCGGACGGTCACGAGGCGCGCATGGTCGTGGTCGGCGCGACGGACGCCTTCGGCAACGCCTCCCTCGACCGCACGCGCCTGCTCCGGACGACCACGCAGGACGCCCTCTCCGATGGCCCGCTCGCCGGGGCGAGCGTCGAGTCGGCCGGCATGCCGTCGAGCCTCGACGACATCCGCCACCTGTCGACGAACGACTTCCGGCTCGTCGCCGCGATCGCCCTGGCCGTCGTACTGCTCGTGCTGCTGGTCCTGCTGCGCAGCGTCGTCGCGGCCGTCTTCCTTCTCGGCACGGTCGTGCTCTCGTACGCCGCCGCGATGGGCCTCGGCACCCTCGTCTGGCAGATCCTGCTGGACAAGCCGCTGGACTGGTCGGTGCCGTCGGTCGCGTTCGTGATCCTCGCCGCCGTCGGTGCGGACTACAACATGCTGCTGATCAAGCGGATCCACGAGGAGGCACCGGACGGCTCGCCTGCCGGCGTCGCCCGGGCTCTGGCCGTCACCGGCTCCGTCATCACGGCGGCCGGCCTGATCTTCGCTGCCAGCGTCTTCGCGATGATGTCCGGTCACGTGGTCACGCTGATGCAGGTCGGGTTCACGATCGGCATGGGCCTGCTGCTGGACACCTTCGTCGTGCGGACACTCGTCGTACCGGCGTTCGCGGCGCTCGTCGGCCCGCGGCTGTGGTGGCCGGCAGCACCGAGGGCGCACTGA
- a CDS encoding response regulator, with translation MNDVRVLLVDDQELVRSGLRRILRRKDGFEIVGECGDGDEVPAAVEALQPDVVVMDLRMRRVDGIEATRRLAATPASPPVLVLTTFDDDELLSGALRAGAAGFLLKDSPAEDLVRAVHAVAAGQALLDPAVTQRVLAAYRDGTGLATAGVTPDELTAREIDVLRLMGRGLSNGEIADELVISEVTVKSHVGRIFTKLDLRDRAAAIVYAFDAGVVSPQ, from the coding sequence ATGAACGACGTTCGCGTGCTGCTGGTCGACGACCAGGAGCTGGTCCGCTCCGGCCTGCGCCGGATCCTGCGCCGCAAGGACGGCTTCGAGATCGTCGGCGAGTGCGGCGACGGCGACGAGGTGCCGGCTGCGGTGGAGGCGCTCCAGCCGGACGTGGTGGTCATGGACCTGCGCATGCGGCGGGTCGACGGCATCGAGGCGACCCGGCGCCTGGCCGCGACGCCTGCGTCACCGCCCGTGCTCGTGCTGACCACGTTCGACGACGACGAGCTGCTCTCGGGCGCCCTGCGGGCCGGAGCCGCCGGGTTCCTGCTGAAGGACTCTCCCGCCGAGGACCTGGTCCGCGCGGTCCACGCGGTCGCTGCCGGCCAGGCGCTGCTCGACCCGGCCGTGACCCAGCGCGTGCTCGCCGCCTACCGCGACGGCACCGGCCTGGCGACGGCCGGCGTGACCCCCGACGAGCTCACCGCACGCGAGATCGACGTGCTCCGCCTGATGGGTCGTGGCCTCTCCAACGGCGAGATCGCCGACGAGCTGGTCATCTCCGAGGTGACCGTGAAGAGCCACGTCGGACGGATCTTCACCAAGCTCGACCTGCGGGACCGCGCCGCGGCGATCGTCTACGCCTTCGACGCAGGGGTCGTCAGCCCCCAGTAG